In Topomyia yanbarensis strain Yona2022 chromosome 2, ASM3024719v1, whole genome shotgun sequence, one DNA window encodes the following:
- the LOC131685134 gene encoding zinc transporter ZIP3: protein MELSNITESFQHGLATTHTTPLLADAETGMSNNEAKLLAILALGFGSFISGILPLFIAQRNRERFPVLISFLLCFGAGVLLATALVHMLPEVRDGLKQYAEIVFCIGFFLIYTVDEISHLFGAGGHGHSHGEQPVAAVRRVSRDSTSGDLDNGRSYGTSEETKLLSKSESSIQIPQRSAECDGGETSENIVCSNENLPRVMVAAGDPEEQVTGVFSLLLALVVHSLLEGLAIGVQSSAPQVLLLLGAVSAHKYVVGFCLGVEICTHGSRHNCSHVLQILTFSIGSVAGIAVGMVLDDIGQTFNMIVIPILQGVAGGTLLYVTVSEVLPRERGKRGLMRKRQVGLLQLFAVMLGFTVMSILSLSIAEK from the exons ATGGAATTATCCAACATCACCGAATCGTTCCAGCATGGGCTAGCGACTACACACACTACACCTCTGCTAGCGGATGCAGAAACCGGCATGAGTAACAACGAGGCCAAATTGTTGGCCATTCTAGCACTTGGATTTGGCAGCTTTATCTCTGGAATTTTACCGCTGTTTATCGCGCAGCGTAACAGAGAACGCTTTCCGGTATTAATCTCGTTCCTACTTTGCTTCGGTGCTGGTGTACTGTTAGCAACCGCACTGGTCCATATGCTCCCAGAGGTGCGGGACGGTTTGAAACAATATGCCGAGATAGTATTCTGCATTGGTTTCTTCCTAATCTATACCGTTGATGAAATAAGTCACCTATTCGGAGCCGGCGGGCATGGTCACAGCCATGGCGAACAGCCCGTTGCAGCAGTAAGGAGGGTCAGTCGGGATTCGACTAGTGGAGATCTGGATAATGGTCGCAGTTATGGAACTAGTGAAGAGACAAAATTGCTGAGTAAAAG TGAAAGCAGTATCCAGATTCCGCAGCGGTCAGCCGAGTGCGATGGCGGCGAAACTAGTGAAAATATAGTATGTTCAAATGAGAATCTCCCGCGGGTGATGGTGGCTGCTGGTGATCCCGAGGAGCAAGTGACGGGAGTGTTTAGTCTGCTATTGGCACTGGTAGTACATTCGCTGCTGGAAGGATTGGCCATTGGAGTCCAGAGCTCAGCACCTCAGGTTCTGCTTTTGTTGGGTGCCGTTAGTGCCCACAAGTACGTGGTAGGATTTTGTCTTGGCGTGGAAATCTGCACCCACGGAAGTCGCCACAATTGTTCCCATGTTTTACAAATTTTAACCTTCTCGATTGGGTCGGTTGCCGGCATTGCCGTCGGCATGGTTCTAGATGATATAGGCCAAACATTCAACATGATAGTGATACCGATCCTGCAGGGAGTAGCTGGCGGTACGCTGCTGTACGTGACCGTCAGTGAGGTGCTTCCGCGAGAACGCGGAAAGCGAGGACTTATGCGCAAACGGCAAGTCGGGCTTCTGCAACTATTTGCAGTGATGCTAGGATTTACGGTGATGTCTATTTTAAGTCTTTCAATTGCTGAAAAGTAG